From the genome of Tenrec ecaudatus isolate mTenEca1 chromosome 1, mTenEca1.hap1, whole genome shotgun sequence:
TTGGTGTCTCCCCATCTCAGCAACGAAAAGGTAAGAAAACCAAAGACACATAGAAACAGCTAgtccaaaaaaatttaaaaaattaaaaaaaaaaaaaaacagctagtCCAATGGACCACGTGAACCTCAGCCTTGGAGACCAgaagcactagatggtgcccaactaccaaaGCTGCCGGCTCTGAAAGGAGTCATAAACCACGAccctgggtagagtgggataaaatgtggtatgaaactcaaaatcatatGTAGAAACAGCATCTCACACGCTTTAAAGACGCCTATCACTGCTCGCCAAAGTAGAACGTGGACCATTAGCTTTTTGGCTTGTTATGCTAATTGACCCGGATGTCCCCTGCAAGCACTCCTGTCTCCAAACCCAGGACTCATCCCCTCAAGGCTAAGAAGTTTCCATGTCCTTCCCCACTTTTATGATAAACACAGGTATCTTTATAGCATATATAAATAAGGTGGTAGAAATACCATCTGCCAAACCATATGGGGTTGTGACTGCAGTCCCTTTCACCTGTTCCTGCCGTCTGCCTGTGTACTCCTGGGTGTGGATTAATGCTGGCTGTTACTGATCCTGCATGAGTGTGCTGTTGTGGTTAGGCACCATCACATGGTTCCCACTCAGCTACCCAATGTAGAACGCAATGAGACGCTGCGCGGGCCGGCCTACCTCCCCTTCTGTTCATGAGGTTTGCAGTATCTGACATGGTTTCGATTCCGTCCATAAGGTTGTCTGTGGTTATTCCTGACAAATGGATCACCTATTCCTCTTTCATGATctcttcttaatctggaagctgccTGAACCCGTTcacgttgggtgaccctgctggcatcgcTTCCGCCATCACAGCCACACTGAAGCCACCACTGTGTGGCCAACCAACCGACAAGTGGTGGAACGTCACCACTGATCACGCAGGTGTGGGTAATGGTATTTGCCTTCGTGTATAAACAcgtcttcctttgcctttgtgattctgcggGTCACCCTGGAGCGTATGCTGCCCGCTTTTTCCCCAAACTCCTTCATGTCTATTGTCTCGTTAGTGATTgtccttccctctcctccctaGAAATCACCGCTTTTCTCCCTATGTTACAAACCTCTCCTTGACTCACAGTGGACGCATACAAGACGCATCTGTCCTTTTGTGGCTGACTGATTTCGCTCAGCATGCCgtcttccaggttcatccatggtgTGGGGTGTTCCGGGGTTCTCTGAGGTTGCAGTGTACCATAGAGTATATGTCCCCTAACTTGTCATCCATTCTGTCACGTGGGTGCTTCGCATATTTCCACCTCTTTGGTATTATAAATGACCAATGCAGCAACGAATGTGGCTCTACGTTacctctgtctgtctgtgtccCGGCTCCTGTTACTTCATGTATACTCAGAAGTGGGCTTGCTGATCAAATGGTATTTCTACTTCCAACATCTTAAGGAAGCACCAAACCgttttccataatggctgcaccATCGTACAGGCCCACCGGTGGTTCTCTTGAGTTCCAGCCCCGCTGCACCCTCACCAGCATCTGCTGTCTCCTGTCCTGTTGAACTTGGCTGTGGTGGCTGGAGTGGGAGGGTGGCACATTGCTGTCTGGAGTGGCATCTCTCTAGTGACTAAGAAGGAAGTCTGGATGGCATGCGCAGCGGTGTTCTTCGAGCTGAGCTGcttgccacaaggtcagcagttcagcccaccagctgctctgccagagaaTGTTGACCGTCTGCTCCTCTAAAGCTGggccgccttggaaaccctttgtggggttgctatgagtcagactggatTCAGGGCAGCgggtttggctttttggtttaATGGCTAACGAATGGAGTCCTGCTGGCCTGTGGTTAagcgttgggcagctaaccacaaggttggtgattgAAATCCACAGCCTCTCCACAGGCGAAAGATGCTGTCTGCGCCTATAGAGAGACAGCCCTATGGTGCAggcctgctctgccctgcagcatcaccgagtcggaatccactcattGGCAGTCGGCCAGGGTCTGATGAATGCGAGTCTTTCTCTGAGCTGTTTGCTGGCTGCCTGAAAGTCGCCTTTGATGAAGTGTCTGTCTGTGCTCTCTGCCCATTTTTAATGTTTAATGCCTTTTTTCTGTTGAGGTAATGGGtccatgttttgttgtgtgtgtgttttcatcccCTAAAGAAAGTCTATTTTTAAGATGGAATGGGAGCGGGTTGGTGGGGACGCAGGGGGTGCTGAGGAAGCAGTTGGTCAGGGGCTGGTAACTGTTGAAGCTGGGCGGTGGGTGTGTCCACACGCACATCATTCTCTCTACTCGCTATTTCCCATGATAAGCTTCAAAGAGCACGTTGATCACTCACCCCTAACTCAGCTGTGGCCTAAAGGCTGACTAACCACCACCACATCTTCCACTGCACTGCACGGCCTTGTTGGTAAGCAATGGTATTGGCATGGTTACTTTGGAAACTGTCGCGTCAATTGAAGGATGAGGCAAATAACTCATTCTGTTCGATGGCTAGGGGCCCAAAGTTCTAACGAGCAACACAAATAAGAGAGAAAACGACAGCAGTCTCTTCGGCCTGCGGATGTTAGTATGAACTTACTGAGTGTTCTATTATGTTTTCTGCATCTTTCTAAACAAAAAAAGCCCATTTCCTAGCGGCGTCCTCTGAAAAGAACTAGACACAAGGCCTAGTGGGGCGCAGCAGCAGTCGGAACCCCCAGCACTGACTGTACTTGCAGAAGCCGGGGAGTTCTTGGAGGACTGTGAGTCtgttgccacctgggctcctggatCGCGGTGGTAAAATGCtcccacacacctgcccagtgctCTCTTGCTGTGGCCCCAGTTGAAAATAGGCTGTTTGTTCCACCCACCTCCTTGGCCACACAGTAAGCCCTTTTTGGAAGGAAAACACGCCTCTCCTGCATCGGACTTTACTagccccctcccactccccaggGCTTGCAAAGGACTTGACCCAGGGGGTGTGGCAGAGCCACGCCCAGGCTCTGGTCAGCCGCCGAGTGCTGGTCTATAGCTCCATCTGCTGGCCAGGACAGGGACCTGAAGCAACGACCACCAACAgttcacccaaaccaaaccaaaccaaacccaacaccCCAGTTTCTGTGGGAAAAAGCCAAAAAGCTGTTACGAACAGACTGggggatactttttttttttaattttaagttctGGTCCTTTCCTCTCAAAAAAGACAAACTCATGCCGATTTAAACATATAAGAAGGCTTTAATTTCATCACCATAAACATTATACTCTGATTGCTCACATACAGTATAAAATATTTACTCCACTAAATAAATAAGACATAACATTATTGCAAACGGCACTTAAGCCCCGGAGATAAGGTCTCCTTAGCCCAGGGCGAAGGGTTGCTCCTGAGTTTTCTGTGCAGGAAGGGAATCCCTCCATCACAGATGTGCCCTGGGGGCTGATGGGCAGAGCCAGGTTGACGCAAACCTGTGCTGCTGGTCCCTAGAGAAGGCTGGGCAGTCCATGAGCCCTGACAGTGGGTGACCAGAGCTAGGCAGGGCAAAGGGGAGGTGAGGAGGCCACAGGGCCCGGTAGCCGGCTCCCCAGGATGTGGGACTTCAGTTGGGGTGACAGGAGTTTCCAAGCTCCTTGGGGAGGCGGTTTTGGGGCCAGACCAATCACCGCAGGAGGGGCCAGCAATGCTCTCAGCCCACCATCCAGGTATCGTAGGGGCCCATGACTGGGGACCACCCTACCAACTTACAAGGCAGAGCGGGGAATCCATTCCCTTCCaccttgttaaataaataagTTAAGTATTTAAAGGCCTGTTTTCCCTATGATGGCAACACAGGGACAAAAGCCATGTCCTGACCAaatgttgggggcggggggaatcagCAGAAAGGCAgcgctgtggggggtggggagcaagggAGTAGCCCCTCTTCCCTCAGAACTCTAAAATCATTCTGAAACCCCACCCCAATGCAAGAGCAATACGGAGGGTGGCTCGTAGGAGGGTACAGGGACTTGAGAGTCCACCCGGCTCCCCAAATTCCACCTCCAGGTATGCCTTCACTGGGACCCCAGCTGCTCACCCTGCACCCAGGTATAATTCACCGTGCATTCCAGCGCACAGAACTAATCAAAGGTGCAGCCTGACTGGCCTCCCTGAAGAAGTCTAGACTGAAAACCATCTGGAGGGCTGTCAGGCAGCCCCACGGTCAGGAAGGAGGGGTGGGGCAGAGACCCCAGCCCCAGGTGTTGCTGTGCACCTCACCGCCACGGAGTAGCAGCACAGAGCCCCACCACATTGGAAGGCCAGCAGGAAGCCCTCTCATCGCCACAGCCATGAGatgctgacccatggtgaccctcgaggacagggcaaaactgcccctgtgggtgtccgaggctgGCACTCTGCTGGGAGTagtaagcctcgtctttcttcctcagaatgaaaggtggtttcaaactgctgaccctgtggttagcagcccaatgcataaccactatgccaccagggctccttgttgggGGCTATCTTGAGACTGGAAGAGGAGGAGCTGGGGGCCAATGTGCCAGatcctccctgggtgggttcgaaGCACTCTACACAGAGTACTTGGCCAAGTCGTTCTTGTCAAACACGACCTGAGTGGCGAAGTAGATGGCGACcagacccaggcctgcggccGACACCATGTAAGCAGTCACCGACTGACTAAGCTGTACGATGGAGCCCATGAACAGGGACGGGGCCACCTGGGACAGCAGGAAGGCACTGTCGAGGATGGCGAGGTCCAGGCAGATGCCCCGGCCAGGGACGACCCTGGCCTCAGGTGGCTGGCCCACCACCACGCGCATGGACATGTCACAGGCCGAGGCTCCGCAGAGTGTGGGTGGAGATGGGAGCAGGCCACCTCCGGCACCCATGTGTCCATTGGGGAAGGGTGTGCCAGACTTGGGGCCTGGCAGGAAACTGGTTGTCAGGCTGTCCTCACTGCCACCACCTCCAAGGTCCCCTCGGTACTTGGGCAGGAATACCTGTTGAGGTGAGAAAAGGTGCCAAGGGCTGGCATGAACCCAGGGCTCCCCCAACAAGGAGGACAGATCCTACCTTTcaatcctgggggtggggtggggtgggtgtgctGTGAGTAAAGAAATCAGGCAGGGGTGCTAACTGGAAACCAGGCAGCAAGTGGGAAAACAGCAGACTCGGATTCATCTGGTCACGGATAGAGCAGGGCAGGGGTGCTGCTCAGGAAGGGGAAGGGCAAATCAGGCCCCAAGCCGGGGCTCCTCTGGCCTGTAGTTCGGGCAGAGAAAAGGGCCCCGGCAGGATGGAGCCGGGAGAGGAGAGACTTGCAAGAAGAATGAAATCTAAAAATAACACCACTCCCCCCCACAAACCCACACCCTTTCTCCTGCCCCCAGCTCTACCCTCAGATGCTCAGAAAGGCTCACTGCCCACACAGGAATGGGCACTTTGCCCAGTGGTACCCAGGCCTCTAACTGCAGGTGCTGCCTAATGGTGAGGTCCCTCACAGCTCCCCACCTTCCTTCTTTGGgtcggacttgacctggacactAGATGTTCGCCCCTCGCCTGGCAACCCCTTTGCAGAGGCTCTTGTcccgtccccccgccccccacgtgCATGGTGCCCTGcttcctgggactcccaaagaaaaCCCGAATGAGGCCCATTTGGAAAGTGCTTTCAGCCAGCTCCACTGAAGAAGAAAGAGGGGGCTGTTAGCCTTGTGGGTGTCGCTATGCACCTCACTGTCACAGGGTGGCAGCAGAGAGCCACTCCCCTTTGGTGGCCCAGTGCGTGGTAGAGAGACCCAGGATGCAGCCGGCAGCCAGGGGAAGAGGGGCTCTTGGCTGCACCctgtcttgggcaggcagggctctggCAAGGAGGATGTGGGGAGAAACTCCTTCCCAGCCCCCACCGGCCCGTCTGTGCTAAAactgaaggctttctactcccttctcCCTGGCTGccttagaccacagctctgtggCCGTGCCCATCCAGCTCCTGCCCTAACAGCCCCGTCCTGTTGCCTTCAGGGGGCtccgagtggattccgactcagagacctaatgggacagaggagaaggggTCCCGGGGGTTTCCAGAACTGTGGATCTGTATGAAGATCACTGCCTCATCCTTCTCATTTCCAGGAGGCTAGTGGGTtgggaaccaccaacctctgggtTAGCTTACCCAGGGCTTCTTTTCCACAGCCTAGCGCCTCCTCTGTGAGGTTGAGGCCTGTCCTATCCGACCCTGTCCCCAGTGTCCGACAGTCTGACACAAAGGTTCTCGAGTTGGCTGTGCTGCAGAGAGGCGACCTGCTCTGAAACTCATGAGGGGACAGCCGGGGCTGGTCTAGGACAGGGCCAGGTCTGAACAGGCCTcctgccctgggggcagtgcccaCCCAGCACACCATGTGTATTCAGGCCAGAGCGCATACAGGAGAGGGGAACCCAATGAACACACGGGCTGGCCCCCCAGCTCCCTAGCCTCCCAGCGATACCGTGCTGACAGCTGTCCAGTCCCAGTCCTCGCCCCAGTTGGGAGCCTGGGCTCTGGCACCcccatctctttctcccttgcaggGTGTGCACCCAGAGTCATCGTAGCTTGGGGAGATGCAGGGGGAGAGGAAGATGACCATGCAGCAGGCTGGGGGGCTTCCACAGCCACATGGGCAGCTGGTTGGTGCTCAGGCTGGGCAAGAAGGAAGCCTCTCAACTGAGAGAGGTAGGCAGTGGGCCCGGGGGCTGCCCAGAGGTCCAAAGTAGGGGTGGTGGGCAGATGGAGGCAAAGGAGTGGGGTGGGAAAGTAAAAAGGAAGCTTTAGCAGAAAGAGGGGCAGCAAGTGCCCCCCTCTAGCTCTGAGGGCAAGGAAGGGCAGAGGGTAGTCAGGAGActctcccagagaagccaaggaAGGCGTGTGACCAAGGCCAGACCACAGGTTGACGCTAGGTGCCCAGAGGCCATCTGATCTaggccgctgcctctgctgcctctgcggAGGGCAGGACCTGGCTCAGCCCACACCCAGGACTCCTGCGCGCCTGAATGTCCAGGCTCCCGGGGAAGGAGTGTGtgtttcctgcaatcacccacttAAGTGCTTTATAGTCCTGACAGCAGGAAGTCATTCCAGGAGTCTGATCTAAACCCTTCTTCCGCAGCCGGGCGCTCCAGGCTCTGGGGTTCAGACGGCTTCCTCTCTGATCAAAGAATGCCTTCTCCGAAACCCCTGGCCAGACTCCCAAGTGCGCGCCGCCCCCATGACCCACCCCACAGCCATGGAAAGCACCTGCTTCTCTCGGTGGTAGAGGGAGGCCAGCGTGTAGGGCAGGATCTGCAGGGCCGAGAAGGTGAAGCCAGTGAGGGCAGCTGAGGCAGTCACCACAGCCACGCTGCGGGACAGGCACGTGGCACCGGCCGCCACCGGGAATGCCACCACGCTGGCCAGGTACACTGCCCGGGTGCCAAATCGCTGCACCAGCCGGTCCATGATCAGCGAGAAGACCAAGGAGATGGCACACTGCAGGAACAGCCCCAGGCTGCCCATCCGGACCCCTGCGGAGGGAGACAGAGGTGAGCTAGGCACCCTCCCGCCCAGCCTGCAGACCTTCCCACTGACCCACAGAGATGAGGCTGAAGCCACAGGCTGAGGCATGTCCCtccccaagtgctccaagggaggaggttggCCTCTCAGGAGGGAAAGGTGAGAGGGAACAGAGGTGGTTCTGCCACCGGCTTAAGGACGGAGCACCCAAGTGTGAGCCCAGAGGTGCGGGAGGGAGAGGCCTTCAGGAAGTTGAAGCAGGGCAGACAGCAGCCAAGAGTTGACCTGAGAGTCAGCCTGGACTCCTCCCCTCATGTCCGTTGGTAACATGAACCCAGATCCCTCGCTCCAGGTGGCTGGGCACACTGCATCCAGACCAgcctgtgctgctgctgctgttactgcTGCTTGCCCTCAGGTCAAGGGCCCCAGGTCTGCAGAGTCGAATCGCCCTGCCCCATAGGGAGTTCATGCCCAAGTgaccttccagaagcagactgccacacctggcCTCTGCGGCacctgcaggtgggtgggtgggttccaGGCACCATCCTTCAGCCTAGGTGTGGCACATGGAGCTGCTGGCGCCACACAAGGGCTCCAGCCCACTTTTCACTGGAGGACATCGAGGCCCCGAGAGGCCAGAGCTCGGCCCAGACCCAAGCCGTGGGTACCTCCTTCCCCGCCCTCACCTGTCCCAACCTCTGGGAGGGAGCAGCTTACCTTCATCATAGTGCCTCCGGGCCTCGGTGCCTGGCTCGGCCCTGGGCACGCCCTGGTACAGCCCCTCGCCCACAAAGTCTGTGTAGAACAGCGTGAAGGTCATGAAGGCCGTCCAACTGCACAGCTCAGCCACGAAGAGGCGGCGCAGGGTGCGAGGCACGCGGCAGCAGAGCTGGTGCAGCCGGGGGAACAGGGCGCCCAGGTTCCGGACAGCCAGCTGGGTGCGGCACGGGCAGCAGTGGGGGGGCATGTTGCTGGGGACCTGCAGCCCCTCGGCTGGCTCGGCAGGGCCCAGCGCAGTCTCCTCGGCCACAAACAGCGTGGCCACCGTGCAGGTGAGGAAGATGAGCGTGAGCAGGCCGAAGAGGCACTCCTCCTGGGTGCCCAGGTAGGGGGCCAGTACGCTGGCATCCCAGTCAATGGCAGGCAGGAGGTAGCCCAGGCAGCCCCCGAGGCTGATCATGAAGGCGTAGACCGAGAAAGCCTGGCGGCAGTGGTCTGGGTCCCGGAAGAGGTCAGAGAGCAGGGCCTCCAGGGGGGTGAAGCAGACCTGGCCACAGAAGTccagcagccccacccccagaatCAGCAGTGCCAGCTCCAGGGGCCTGGCATCCGGGGAGAGCAGACCCGCCAGCCACCCGGCCCTCGGGATGAGGAAgagactcagcaggacacccagtgACAGCACCCAGATGAAGGGCCTCCGGCGGCCGTAGCGCCCGCGCCAGTGGTCACTGGCCGAGCCGAGGAGCGGGACGGAGACCAGGCCCAGCACAGGCCCAATGCCTGCGGGAGGACAAGCAGCGAGTCAGAGGACATggcctgcagggcagggaggcCAGCCTCCTTGAGCAGGGTGGGGAGGGTAAGGGGGCCATCAGACACTGAGCTCAGCACTGCATGGACACCCTTGCTCACGCCCCACCGCAGACACACGAGCAGAAGCAGCACAGCTGCCAGGGAGCGGACGCCCCTGAGTGGCTGAGCAGAACTGGGCTAGGCGGCGCTCGCAAGGGCTGGGTTTTCGCAAGTagagcgccaggcctttcttctcaagcacctctgggtgggctgaAAGCCCCCAACCTACTAGtagcccagcagcccagcctgttAACGGTTTTTATCACCCCAAGATTCCTTAGGTATCACGAACCCCATGCCGCATCCTCAGATGGAGAAACTGCGGCAGGGGTCACGGATAGTGATGCCTGCAGAGTCACACCTGAGGCAGTCTGACTCTGGAGCTCACAATCCTGACAGGCCCTGCTTCCTGGGTGGCGGGGGCGGGACAGGCGGTCTGCAACGTGTCTCCTGCAGTGCTTAGAGAACTGTGGAGTCAGGGGCCtacccttgcctggagcagtaaAAAGAGCCCTGGCCGGGAGAACTGATCTCCTCGACCATTTACAGCACAGGTGCCCAAGCTCATGTGCCCTCCGCCCCTTTCTAACAACAACACATggcgccccgcccccaccccctagccttgaaaacccaccagAACCATAGCCCCTAGCACAGGATAAAGAGTAAAGATCTGCTTTTTGCGGCGGCTCCTCGATCTTTCCCACAGGGGGCGGTAGCGCATCCACTTTGGGAAAGGCTGCCCACGGCCCTGGTGGGTTAGTCACTAAGCTGGGCTAAGTCTCTATCCTCTTTCTGTGCAATGGCTGTCTCAGAGGCTGCTGTCAGGAGACACAGAGCCATTTCTCCAAGGCCGGCCCTGGGAGGGGCccctcctttcctttctcccggcgcaccacccatgcccacccccaGCAGAGGCCTCTGCCTGGTGACTTCTGGGCAGCTCGTGCCCCTGAGCCAGCCGGAAGGAGGATGTCATGACTCACCCAGCACCATGGTCATGAActtctcctccacccccacttccAGCAGCAGGGGGGGCACGTAGGTGATGCCCGCGGCCAGGCACACCTCCAGGccaaaggtcagcaggttgacCAGCAGGAGCTGGGCTTTCCGATGCCGAAGCAGGCGGCTCACCCACAGTCTCTGCACCATGGTGGGCCCAGCGGGAGGGTCCGGCTCACACACTCCGGTCCTGCCTCCTCCCAGCCCTGCTCCACACGCTGCCGCTTCCGGGGCCTCGCCCGCTTGC
Proteins encoded in this window:
- the SLC45A3 gene encoding solute carrier family 45 member 3 codes for the protein MVQRLWVSRLLRHRKAQLLLVNLLTFGLEVCLAAGITYVPPLLLEVGVEEKFMTMVLGIGPVLGLVSVPLLGSASDHWRGRYGRRRPFIWVLSLGVLLSLFLIPRAGWLAGLLSPDARPLELALLILGVGLLDFCGQVCFTPLEALLSDLFRDPDHCRQAFSVYAFMISLGGCLGYLLPAIDWDASVLAPYLGTQEECLFGLLTLIFLTCTVATLFVAEETALGPAEPAEGLQVPSNMPPHCCPCRTQLAVRNLGALFPRLHQLCCRVPRTLRRLFVAELCSWTAFMTFTLFYTDFVGEGLYQGVPRAEPGTEARRHYDEGVRMGSLGLFLQCAISLVFSLIMDRLVQRFGTRAVYLASVVAFPVAAGATCLSRSVAVVTASAALTGFTFSALQILPYTLASLYHREKQVFLPKYRGDLGGGGSEDSLTTSFLPGPKSGTPFPNGHMGAGGGLLPSPPTLCGASACDMSMRVVVGQPPEARVVPGRGICLDLAILDSAFLLSQVAPSLFMGSIVQLSQSVTAYMVSAAGLGLVAIYFATQVVFDKNDLAKYSV